One genomic window of Anaeromyxobacter diazotrophicus includes the following:
- a CDS encoding tetratricopeptide repeat protein: MKPPTPAELAGFEHAFAADPSSEAYRPLTEAYLAMGRFMEAMVVCKKGVKAHPSDLAPRLLLARIYAAQGKDRKALEELEGALAVRPGDAEANRTAGLLHLKLGEKERGTAALRKAWETAPADPATLEAMQQWGLDFSAPATPPAAPRAASVATPPPVLQPVSRGAGAPLPGPLPGARAEGDGRPSAPRAEGTGRPAAPRGQGDATQGAAGQGNAAPAPAARPAEGHAPAEAARSAAYADELAARYATQDWVLESHGEVRAARPRSRAPLLATVGLGVALLLVLGVWFGLSSVRRARAVEIDRLLRQSRELIEKDGYASYREAARLCERILERDPDALGGHAYLAYVDALRWGEHGESESLREEARKHLDAVGRLGQPHSHAYAAEAYLRAYGGDVRGALEQLRRVMAGPEGGSALLHGVLGALALQAGELDAARDDLTWARQNAPGDVRVTALLAEQWRRRGPGHEIQAGALYDTALARLVPDHVPSLLGKAQLLLAAGQADEALKRIDRVLGMGPNASPRQVAVAHALRGSALHAQGKAADGDAEEQQAIALDPADGEIHDLVGRRKLRAGDAAGAAAAFRKAADLEPTRVGFHADLAAALLQKPGGAPEAAAALEQASARVGGARLAKLLGDAWRAAGDGEKARAAYERALTLEPKNADARIALARLWRDRKDFPKALEELDRAVKDSSEAAAGGAAAAWIEIGETEELRGDPRDAVEKAYTSALKADPQSCPALFWLGRSRADRAGRYDPSLAKQMLQDYLRLCPRGARAGEAQRIVASL; the protein is encoded by the coding sequence ATGAAGCCACCCACGCCGGCGGAGCTCGCCGGCTTCGAGCACGCGTTCGCCGCCGACCCGTCGTCGGAGGCCTACCGGCCCCTCACCGAGGCGTACCTCGCCATGGGGCGGTTCATGGAGGCGATGGTCGTCTGCAAGAAGGGCGTGAAGGCGCACCCGAGCGACCTCGCGCCGCGCCTGCTGCTCGCGCGCATCTACGCCGCCCAGGGGAAGGACCGCAAGGCGCTGGAGGAGCTGGAGGGCGCGCTGGCCGTCCGCCCGGGCGACGCGGAGGCGAACCGGACCGCGGGCCTGCTCCACCTCAAGCTGGGCGAGAAGGAGCGCGGCACCGCGGCGCTGCGCAAGGCGTGGGAGACGGCGCCGGCCGACCCCGCCACGCTCGAGGCGATGCAGCAGTGGGGGCTCGACTTCAGCGCGCCGGCGACGCCGCCCGCCGCCCCCAGGGCGGCCTCGGTGGCGACGCCGCCGCCGGTCCTGCAGCCGGTCTCGCGCGGGGCGGGCGCCCCGCTCCCCGGCCCTCTCCCCGGCGCGCGGGCCGAAGGCGACGGGAGGCCCTCGGCTCCGCGGGCCGAAGGGACCGGGAGGCCGGCGGCTCCGCGGGGACAGGGGGACGCGACGCAGGGGGCCGCCGGCCAGGGGAACGCGGCCCCGGCTCCCGCCGCCCGGCCCGCCGAGGGCCACGCGCCCGCGGAGGCCGCCCGCAGCGCCGCCTACGCCGACGAGCTGGCGGCGCGCTACGCGACGCAGGACTGGGTCCTGGAGAGCCACGGCGAGGTGCGCGCCGCGCGCCCCCGCTCGCGCGCGCCGCTGCTCGCCACCGTCGGGCTGGGGGTGGCGCTGCTCCTCGTCCTCGGCGTCTGGTTCGGCCTCTCGTCGGTGCGGCGCGCCCGCGCCGTCGAGATCGACCGGCTGCTCCGGCAGTCGCGCGAGCTCATCGAGAAGGACGGGTACGCCTCGTATCGCGAGGCGGCCCGGCTCTGCGAGCGCATCCTGGAGCGCGATCCCGACGCGCTCGGCGGCCACGCCTACCTCGCCTACGTCGACGCCCTGCGCTGGGGTGAGCACGGCGAGAGCGAGAGCCTGCGGGAGGAGGCGCGCAAGCACCTCGACGCGGTGGGCCGGCTCGGGCAGCCGCACTCGCACGCCTACGCCGCCGAGGCCTACCTCCGCGCCTACGGCGGCGACGTCCGCGGGGCGCTCGAGCAGCTGCGCCGGGTGATGGCCGGCCCCGAGGGCGGGAGCGCGCTCCTCCACGGCGTGCTGGGCGCGCTGGCGCTGCAGGCGGGCGAGCTCGACGCCGCGCGCGACGACCTCACCTGGGCGCGCCAGAACGCGCCCGGCGACGTGCGCGTGACGGCCCTGCTCGCCGAGCAGTGGCGGCGGCGTGGCCCGGGGCACGAGATCCAGGCCGGCGCGCTCTACGACACGGCGCTCGCGCGCCTCGTCCCCGACCACGTCCCCTCGCTCCTCGGCAAGGCGCAGCTGCTGCTCGCGGCCGGGCAGGCCGACGAGGCGCTGAAGCGCATCGACCGGGTGCTCGGGATGGGCCCCAACGCCTCGCCGCGCCAGGTGGCGGTGGCGCACGCGCTGCGCGGCTCGGCGCTGCACGCGCAGGGCAAGGCCGCCGACGGCGACGCGGAGGAGCAGCAGGCCATCGCGCTCGACCCCGCCGACGGCGAGATCCACGACCTCGTCGGGCGCCGCAAGCTCCGGGCCGGCGACGCGGCGGGCGCGGCGGCCGCGTTCCGGAAGGCGGCCGACCTGGAGCCGACGCGGGTGGGCTTCCACGCCGATCTCGCGGCGGCGCTGCTCCAGAAGCCAGGCGGCGCGCCCGAGGCCGCGGCGGCGCTGGAGCAGGCGAGCGCGCGCGTGGGCGGGGCGCGCCTGGCCAAGCTGCTCGGCGACGCGTGGCGCGCCGCCGGCGACGGAGAGAAGGCGCGGGCCGCCTACGAGCGGGCGCTCACCCTCGAGCCCAAGAACGCGGACGCGCGCATCGCGCTCGCCCGGCTGTGGCGCGACCGCAAGGACTTCCCCAAGGCGCTGGAGGAGCTCGACCGCGCGGTGAAGGACTCCAGCGAGGCGGCCGCGGGCGGCGCGGCGGCGGCCTGGATCGAGATCGGCGAGACCGAGGAGCTGCGCGGCGATCCGCGCGACGCGGTGGAGAAGGCCTACACCAGCGCCCTCAAGGCCGACCCGCAGAGCTGCCCGGCGCTCTTCTGGCTGGGCCGCAGCCGGGCCGACCGCGCGGGCCGGTACGACCCGTCGCTCGCCAAGCAGATGCTGCAGGACTACCTGCGGCTCTGCCCGCGGGGCGCCCGGGCCGGCGAGGCGCAGCGGATCGTGGCTTCGCTCTAG
- a CDS encoding methyl-accepting chemotaxis protein, with protein sequence MFSRRYAVFGAIFGILFPVLGTLIEAVTHFQNEPFGSALLLAQGEPLLWVIDFAPLVLCVMAAITGRRQDDVIALEAARRERFEKTAGELFGSAQTLLSAVSSFSSMTVQTAASVRETTATMGQLGHTATQAALTAETVVGLAQKSKRASDEGLTAVERSTAELAKISEEVRGLSQRIQALDKRMRDVFEIASVVGSIADRSQQMVEAVEREAKRLGSEGDSLAAVVKQMRNHSDDVKRAAGQVKTILIEMHKAVMTAVAAADVGVRRAEQGAEVASSTGAAIRKLAGALEESSGAAKAIASVAQQQDHGIEEVLKAMNEIYAATEAAIASTQSVAVQARSLNDLASGLKSAVGRA encoded by the coding sequence ATGTTCAGCCGCCGCTACGCCGTGTTCGGTGCGATCTTCGGGATCCTGTTCCCGGTGCTGGGCACGCTCATCGAGGCGGTGACGCACTTCCAGAACGAGCCGTTCGGGTCGGCGCTGCTGCTCGCGCAGGGCGAGCCGCTGCTCTGGGTCATCGACTTCGCGCCGCTCGTCCTGTGCGTCATGGCCGCCATCACTGGCCGGCGCCAGGACGACGTGATCGCGCTGGAGGCCGCCAGGCGCGAGCGCTTCGAGAAGACCGCCGGCGAGCTGTTCGGATCGGCCCAGACGCTGCTCTCCGCGGTGTCCTCCTTCAGCAGCATGACGGTCCAGACCGCCGCCTCGGTGCGGGAGACGACCGCCACCATGGGCCAGCTCGGCCACACCGCGACCCAGGCGGCGCTGACGGCCGAGACGGTGGTGGGGCTGGCGCAGAAGTCGAAGCGGGCGTCGGACGAGGGGCTCACGGCGGTGGAGCGCTCGACGGCCGAGCTGGCCAAGATCTCGGAGGAGGTGCGCGGGCTGTCGCAGCGCATCCAGGCGCTCGACAAGCGGATGCGCGACGTCTTCGAGATCGCCTCGGTGGTGGGCAGCATCGCCGATCGCTCGCAGCAGATGGTGGAGGCGGTGGAGCGCGAGGCGAAGCGGCTCGGCAGCGAGGGCGACTCGCTGGCGGCGGTCGTGAAGCAGATGCGCAACCACTCCGACGACGTGAAGCGCGCCGCCGGGCAGGTGAAGACCATCCTCATCGAGATGCACAAGGCGGTCATGACCGCCGTGGCGGCGGCCGACGTCGGCGTGCGCCGGGCCGAGCAGGGCGCGGAGGTGGCCTCCTCCACCGGCGCCGCCATCCGGAAGCTGGCGGGCGCGCTCGAGGAGTCGTCCGGAGCCGCCAAGGCCATCGCCAGCGTGGCGCAGCAGCAGGACCACGGCATCGAGGAGGTGCTGAAGGCGATGAACGAGATCTACGCCGCCACCGAGGCGGCCATCGCCTCCACGCAGTCGGTGGCGGTCCAGGCGCGCTCGCTCAACGACCTCGCCAGCGGGCTCAAGTCCGCGGTGGGGCGCGCCTAG
- a CDS encoding Ig-like domain-containing protein, with protein MNHLLHRAAALALALAACGPARIDLEPASVQLHARGQRATVHATPRAASGEPRPRDACRWSSSDERIATVTGRHNEGEVTAAGHGRAVIRCEVGGVAAEAPVTVTLVARLAVAPARLELVLRDEPAPAALAVEALDAEGRPVAGRAAVTRCLDEAVCRGDARGQVWPVGAGTSRATVEVDGASAEVPVRVVDARSAAGRPRQVRVSPAERLAAPPARERR; from the coding sequence GTGAACCACCTCCTCCACCGCGCCGCCGCGCTCGCGCTCGCCCTCGCCGCCTGCGGCCCGGCGCGGATCGACCTCGAGCCGGCCAGCGTGCAGCTGCACGCGCGCGGGCAGCGGGCCACCGTCCACGCCACGCCCCGCGCGGCCAGCGGCGAGCCCCGGCCCCGCGACGCTTGCCGCTGGTCCTCCTCGGACGAGCGGATCGCGACGGTGACGGGGCGGCACAACGAAGGGGAGGTCACCGCCGCCGGGCACGGGCGGGCGGTGATCCGGTGCGAGGTGGGCGGCGTCGCCGCCGAGGCGCCGGTGACGGTGACGCTGGTGGCGCGCCTCGCCGTCGCGCCCGCGCGGCTCGAGCTCGTGCTGCGCGACGAGCCCGCCCCGGCCGCGCTCGCGGTCGAGGCGCTCGACGCCGAGGGCCGGCCGGTCGCCGGCCGCGCCGCGGTGACGCGCTGCCTGGACGAGGCGGTCTGCCGCGGAGACGCGCGCGGCCAGGTCTGGCCGGTGGGCGCGGGGACCTCGCGGGCGACGGTGGAGGTGGACGGCGCCTCGGCCGAGGTGCCGGTGCGCGTCGTCGATGCCCGCAGCGCCGCCGGGCGGCCGCGCCAGGTCCGGGTCAGCCCGGCGGAGCGGCTGGCCGCCCCGCCCGCGCGCGAGCGCCGCTAG
- a CDS encoding DUF420 domain-containing protein → MTVAAALPTVNAALNATSAALLLLGWRAIRAGRRELHRALMLGACGSSVLFLAGYFTRIALTGTHRFPGGGALKAVYLAVLASHTLLAALTLPLVLRTLQLSLGARFPEHRRVARVTFPVWMYVSLTGVAVYVMLYHLAPHHP, encoded by the coding sequence GTGACGGTCGCCGCCGCCCTCCCCACCGTGAACGCCGCGCTGAACGCCACCAGCGCGGCGCTGCTCCTCCTCGGCTGGCGCGCCATCCGCGCCGGGCGGCGCGAGCTGCACCGGGCGCTCATGCTCGGCGCCTGCGGGAGCTCGGTGCTCTTCCTGGCGGGCTACTTCACGCGCATCGCGCTCACCGGGACCCACCGCTTCCCCGGCGGTGGCGCGCTCAAGGCGGTGTACCTGGCGGTGCTGGCGAGCCACACCCTGCTCGCCGCGCTGACCCTCCCGCTGGTGCTCCGGACGCTCCAGCTCTCGCTCGGCGCGCGCTTCCCCGAGCACCGCCGCGTGGCGCGGGTGACCTTCCCGGTCTGGATGTACGTCTCGCTGACCGGGGTCGCCGTGTACGTCATGCTGTACCACCTCGCGCCGCACCATCCGTGA
- a CDS encoding ABC transporter permease: MTALGYDLATARVLWGRDLTRFFRQPSRLAGALGQPILFWLIIGSGMAGTFRMPGAAVGYLQFFYPGVVLMVVLFAAIFTTVSVIEDRHAGFLQAVLAGPGSRAALVAGKALGSASVALSQAALFLLLAPAAGFHVRSVNWLLLAAALALCAVALSALGFAVAWAVDNVQGYHAIQMTLLVPLWVVSGAMFPPSPDHPGFAAVMRANPVAYAVSAARRALGGPDAPGALPGSAGRDLLVLAGFAAAALALAVAAARRRR, from the coding sequence GTGACGGCCCTCGGCTACGACCTCGCGACCGCGCGCGTGCTCTGGGGGCGCGACCTCACCCGCTTCTTCCGCCAGCCGTCGCGGCTCGCCGGCGCGCTCGGGCAGCCCATCCTGTTCTGGCTCATCATCGGCTCGGGCATGGCGGGCACCTTCCGCATGCCCGGCGCCGCCGTCGGCTACCTCCAGTTCTTCTACCCGGGCGTCGTGCTGATGGTGGTGCTCTTCGCGGCCATCTTCACCACCGTGTCCGTCATCGAGGACCGGCACGCCGGGTTCCTCCAGGCGGTCCTGGCCGGGCCCGGGTCGCGGGCGGCGCTGGTGGCCGGGAAGGCGCTCGGCTCCGCCTCGGTGGCGCTGTCCCAGGCGGCGCTCTTCCTCCTCCTCGCGCCCGCCGCCGGGTTCCACGTCCGGTCGGTGAACTGGCTCCTGCTCGCGGCGGCGCTGGCGCTGTGCGCGGTGGCGCTCTCCGCGCTCGGCTTCGCGGTGGCCTGGGCGGTGGACAACGTGCAGGGGTACCACGCCATCCAGATGACCCTGCTCGTGCCGCTGTGGGTCGTCTCGGGCGCGATGTTCCCGCCGAGCCCCGACCACCCCGGGTTCGCGGCGGTGATGCGGGCGAACCCGGTCGCGTACGCCGTCTCGGCGGCGCGCCGGGCGCTGGGCGGACCGGACGCCCCCGGCGCCCTGCCCGGCTCGGCGGGGCGCGACCTCCTCGTCCTGGCCGGCTTCGCGGCGGCCGCCCTGGCGCTGGCGGTGGCCGCCGCGCGGAGGCGCCGGTGA
- a CDS encoding ABC transporter ATP-binding protein gives MAARPPGPAAGPAAPPRLAVRDLAFRYGDREVLRRVSFEVAPGEILGLLGPNGAGKSTLFSILTGLLLPSGGAIRLDGQEVPPGARALRARLGVVFQAPSLDAKLTALENLTLGGLLFGLGRREARDRARELLSAAGLADRASDQAGKLSGGMRRRLELGRALVHRPAILLMDEPTTGLDAAAFRQTWQAVHALREREGLTVLLTTHRPDEAEACDRLAVLARGRVVATGTPEALRARVPGDVVTIEADDPAALARDIRERLGLEARPGPHGVQVERERGHELVPRLVEAFPRGRFRAVALRRPSLADAFLALTGEALEDDA, from the coding sequence ATGGCCGCGCGGCCGCCCGGGCCCGCCGCCGGCCCGGCCGCCCCGCCCCGGCTGGCCGTGCGCGACCTCGCCTTCCGCTACGGCGACCGCGAGGTGCTGCGCCGCGTCTCGTTCGAGGTCGCGCCGGGCGAGATCCTAGGGCTGCTCGGCCCGAACGGCGCCGGGAAGAGCACCCTCTTCTCCATCCTGACCGGCCTGCTGCTCCCCTCCGGGGGCGCGATCCGCCTCGACGGCCAGGAGGTGCCGCCGGGCGCGCGCGCGCTCCGGGCGCGCCTCGGGGTGGTGTTCCAGGCGCCCAGCCTCGACGCGAAGCTGACCGCCCTCGAGAACCTCACGCTGGGCGGGCTCCTGTTCGGGCTCGGGCGGCGCGAGGCGCGGGACCGGGCGCGGGAGCTGCTCTCCGCCGCCGGCCTCGCCGACCGCGCCTCCGACCAGGCGGGGAAGCTCTCCGGCGGCATGCGGCGCCGGCTGGAGCTCGGGCGCGCGCTGGTGCACCGCCCGGCCATCCTCCTCATGGACGAACCCACCACCGGCCTCGACGCCGCCGCGTTCCGCCAGACCTGGCAGGCGGTGCACGCGCTGCGCGAGCGCGAGGGGCTGACCGTGCTGCTCACCACCCACCGCCCGGACGAGGCCGAGGCCTGCGATCGGCTGGCGGTGCTGGCGCGCGGCCGGGTGGTCGCGACCGGCACGCCCGAGGCGCTCCGGGCGCGCGTGCCCGGCGACGTGGTGACGATCGAGGCCGACGACCCGGCGGCCCTGGCGCGCGACATCCGGGAGCGGCTCGGGCTCGAGGCGCGCCCCGGGCCGCACGGCGTGCAGGTGGAGCGCGAGCGCGGCCACGAGCTCGTCCCGCGCCTGGTGGAGGCGTTCCCGCGCGGGCGGTTCCGGGCCGTGGCGCTGCGGCGCCCCAGCCTCGCCGACGCCTTCCTCGCGCTGACGGGCGAGGCGCTGGAGGACGACGCGTGA
- the cyoE gene encoding heme o synthase, which produces MQVPIAEVLQPRSPLAVARDVVALGKPRLASLVLCTTAGGYWLAPGHRDARTAAALLAGTALVVGAANALNEFLERDVDALMRRTRDRPLPAGRLDPSVALAVGLGLPCLALPALALLTNGVTASLAALALFSYVVLYTPMKQRSSLALFVGAVPGAIPPLMGWTAVTGRLDAGGLALFALLFCWQLPHFLAISMYLKEDYARGGLRVFAVVHGDRATRTWAAATSLLLIPVSLLLLPLELAGPLYGLAAALLGGGLAGYGLTGLWQRGAANRWARNFFLLTLAYLTLLFAALLVSGR; this is translated from the coding sequence ATCCAGGTCCCCATCGCCGAGGTCCTCCAGCCGCGCAGCCCGCTCGCCGTCGCGCGCGACGTCGTCGCGCTGGGCAAGCCGCGGCTCGCGTCGCTCGTGCTGTGCACCACCGCCGGCGGGTACTGGCTCGCGCCCGGCCACCGCGACGCGCGCACCGCGGCGGCGCTCCTCGCCGGCACGGCGCTGGTCGTCGGCGCGGCCAACGCGCTCAACGAGTTCCTCGAGCGCGACGTCGACGCGCTCATGCGGCGGACCCGCGATCGGCCGCTGCCTGCCGGGCGCCTCGATCCCTCGGTCGCGCTGGCGGTGGGCCTCGGGCTGCCCTGCCTGGCGCTCCCGGCGCTGGCCCTCCTCACCAACGGGGTCACCGCCAGCCTGGCGGCGCTGGCGCTCTTCTCGTACGTGGTCCTTTACACCCCGATGAAGCAGCGCAGCTCGCTGGCGCTCTTCGTGGGCGCGGTGCCCGGCGCCATCCCGCCGCTCATGGGCTGGACCGCGGTCACCGGCCGGCTCGACGCGGGCGGGCTGGCGCTCTTCGCGCTCCTCTTCTGCTGGCAGCTCCCGCACTTCCTCGCCATCTCGATGTACCTCAAGGAGGACTACGCGCGCGGAGGGCTGCGGGTGTTCGCGGTGGTGCACGGCGACCGCGCGACGCGGACCTGGGCGGCGGCGACGAGCCTGCTCCTCATCCCGGTGTCGCTCCTCCTCTTGCCGCTCGAGCTGGCGGGGCCGCTCTACGGCCTGGCGGCGGCGCTGCTCGGCGGCGGGCTGGCGGGGTACGGGCTCACCGGCCTCTGGCAGCGGGGCGCGGCGAACCGCTGGGCGCGCAACTTCTTCCTCCTCACGCTCGCCTACCTCACGCTCCTCTTCGCGGCGCTGCTCGTGAGCGGGCGCTGA
- a CDS encoding carboxypeptidase regulatory-like domain-containing protein produces MTIRTALALALAALGPAARAGDVVGTVTFQGAPAPLPAAPVTKDGATCGASQPDESLKVSPAGRVALAVVEVEGAPRPPPVRAALGQDRCRFAPHVQAVPAGSTLEVANGDPILHSVRGWAGRRSRFELALASRGDRAEAALERPGVIQVRCDVHAWMIAYVVVTAGPAAVSGDDGTFAVRGVPPGEYTVRAWHERLGERTLRVTVPAEGAARADFSYGR; encoded by the coding sequence ATGACGATCCGCACCGCCCTCGCCCTGGCGCTCGCCGCGCTCGGGCCGGCCGCACGCGCCGGAGACGTGGTGGGCACCGTCACCTTCCAGGGCGCGCCCGCGCCGCTGCCCGCCGCCCCGGTGACGAAGGACGGCGCCACCTGCGGCGCGTCGCAGCCGGACGAGTCCCTGAAGGTGTCGCCGGCCGGCCGGGTCGCCCTCGCGGTGGTGGAGGTGGAGGGGGCACCCCGCCCGCCGCCCGTCCGGGCGGCGCTCGGGCAGGACCGGTGCCGGTTCGCCCCGCACGTCCAGGCGGTGCCCGCCGGATCGACGCTGGAGGTGGCGAACGGCGACCCCATCCTGCACAGCGTGCGGGGGTGGGCCGGACGGCGCTCGCGCTTCGAGCTGGCGCTCGCCTCGCGCGGGGACCGCGCCGAGGCCGCGCTCGAGCGGCCGGGGGTGATCCAGGTGCGGTGCGACGTGCACGCCTGGATGATCGCCTACGTGGTGGTGACGGCCGGGCCCGCGGCGGTCTCCGGCGACGACGGCACCTTCGCGGTGCGCGGGGTGCCGCCCGGCGAGTACACGGTGCGCGCCTGGCACGAGCGCCTGGGCGAGCGGACCCTGCGCGTGACGGTCCCGGCCGAGGGGGCCGCGCGCGCCGACTTCAGCTACGGCCGCTGA
- a CDS encoding TIGR02300 family protein, which yields MPAKDLGQKHVCWKCGTKFYDLKKADPACPKCGSDPRAAPSRPSPAAERRRAAKEEPIEEVAESVEAADLEDAAEDDAEEPDEAEEP from the coding sequence ATGCCCGCGAAGGATCTCGGCCAGAAGCACGTCTGCTGGAAGTGCGGCACGAAGTTCTACGATCTCAAGAAGGCCGACCCGGCGTGCCCGAAGTGCGGCAGCGACCCGCGCGCCGCGCCCAGCAGGCCCTCGCCCGCCGCCGAGCGGCGCCGCGCGGCGAAGGAGGAGCCGATCGAGGAGGTCGCCGAGTCGGTCGAAGCGGCCGATCTCGAGGACGCGGCCGAGGACGACGCCGAGGAGCCCGACGAGGCCGAGGAGCCTTGA
- the ttcA gene encoding tRNA 2-thiocytidine(32) synthetase TtcA, whose product MEERDRLERRLLRATAQAVRDFDLIEEGDHLMVAVSGGKDSYTLLHLLMRLRERAPVRFELTAVNLDQGQPGFPAHVLEEHFRAVGVRYRMLRQDTYSIVKRLVPEGKTTCPVCSRLRRGILYNTAVELGCNKIALGHHRDDLVETLLLSALYAGSLKSMPPRLRSDDGRNVVVRPMCYAAEEDIAAFSSEMRFPIVPCDLCGSQPNLRRRRVKELLAALSAEHPAVKGNLLHALGKVVPSHLLDRDLLARLGGATGADPWLDEEDGGCEPTSAPIVALGPTPRQRAPGG is encoded by the coding sequence ATGGAGGAACGCGACCGGCTGGAGCGCCGCCTGCTCCGCGCCACCGCCCAGGCGGTGCGCGACTTCGACCTGATCGAGGAGGGCGACCACCTCATGGTCGCCGTCTCCGGGGGGAAGGACAGCTACACGCTGCTCCACCTCCTCATGCGCCTGCGCGAGCGCGCCCCGGTGCGCTTCGAGCTCACCGCCGTGAACCTCGACCAGGGGCAGCCCGGCTTCCCGGCGCACGTCCTGGAGGAGCACTTCCGGGCCGTCGGCGTGCGCTACCGGATGCTCCGCCAGGACACCTACTCCATCGTGAAGCGGCTCGTGCCGGAGGGGAAGACCACCTGCCCGGTGTGCTCGCGGCTGCGGCGCGGGATCCTCTACAACACCGCGGTCGAGCTCGGCTGCAACAAGATCGCGCTCGGCCACCACCGCGACGATCTCGTCGAGACGCTGCTCCTCAGCGCGCTCTACGCGGGTTCGCTCAAGAGCATGCCGCCCAGGCTCCGCTCCGACGACGGCCGCAACGTCGTCGTGCGCCCGATGTGCTACGCGGCGGAGGAGGACATCGCCGCGTTCTCCAGCGAGATGCGGTTCCCCATCGTCCCGTGCGACCTGTGCGGCTCGCAGCCGAACCTCCGCCGGCGCCGCGTGAAGGAGCTCCTGGCCGCGCTCTCGGCGGAGCACCCGGCGGTGAAGGGGAACCTCCTGCACGCCCTCGGCAAGGTGGTGCCGTCGCACCTCCTCGACCGCGATCTCCTGGCGCGGCTGGGCGGCGCGACGGGCGCGGATCCCTGGCTGGACGAGGAGGACGGAGGGTGCGAGCCCACCTCCGCGCCCATCGTCGCCCTCGGGCCCACCCCGCGCCAGCGCGCGCCGGGCGGCTAG